The Deinococcus aquaticus genomic interval TTGAGGGGAGTTGCTCCTAGTACGAGAGGACCGGAGTGAACGTACCGCTGGTCTCCCAGCTGTCCCACCAGGGGCACATGCTGGGTAGCTATGTACGGAACGGATAACCGCTGAAAGCATCTAAGCGGGAAGCCAGCCCCAAGATGAGTATTCCCACTGCGCAAGCAGGTAAGACTCCCGGAAGACCACCGGGTTAAGAGGCCAGAAGTGCAAGCGCAGCAATGTGCTCAGCTGACTGGTGCTCATCAGTCGAGGTCTTGACCATCACCCGCCATCATCCGCAACCCCCCTGGGGGTTGCACCGCAGATCTCGCTCCGTTCACACCTCGTCTTGCATCACTCTGCCCACCTGTTTCCCAGGGCGGAGTTCATGACAAATCAAGACACCCCCGTGCCCATAGCACTGCGGAACCACCCCACTCCATGCCGAACTGGGTCGTGAAACGCAGTCGCGCCAATGATACTCGGACCGCAGGGTCCCGGAAAAGTCGGTCAGCGCGGGGGTTTTTCTTATACACGCACCGCTGCCTACGGGCAGCGTCACGCGGGAGTAGCTCAGCTGGTAGAGCACTACCTTGCCAAGGTAGATGTCGCGAGTTCGAATCTCGTCTCCCGCTCCACCACCCCCCCCACACCCTTACCGGTGCTGGGGGGTTTCTTATTGTGTGCCTGCCACCTAGCCCGTGCCCAGGAGGGACAGGCTGGGCGGAAGTGATTCACTCGATCTCGATTTCCTTGGGATCGAAGGTGGCTTTCGGGAACTGGGGGTGCATGCCTTGCAGGGTATCGAGAATAATCTGGCTGATCAGCAGGTTCCGGAACCATTTGCGGTCGGCGGGGATCACGTACCACGGTGCGCTCTCGGTGCTGGTGGTCAGGGCGTCCTGGTAAGCGCTGGTGTACTCATCCCACTTGGCGCGTTCGGTCAGGTCGGCGGGATTGAACTTCCAGTGTTTGGCCGGGTCGTCCAGGCGGTCTTGCAGCCGCGCTTTCTGCTCGTCCTTACTGACATGCAGGTAGAACTTCAGGATGCGGGTGCCGCCGTCGGTCAGGAGGGACTCGAAATGCCGGATGTGCGACAGGCGGCGGTCGGCGGTGGAGTCGTCGATCATGCTGTGCACGCGGGTCACGAGGACGTCCTCGTAGTGACTGCGGTTGAACACGCCAATCTGCCCGGCGCGCGGCACCCGCTGGTGAACGCGCCACAGGAAGTCGTGCCCGCGTTCCTCCTCGGTCGGGACCTTGAAGTTCGAGACCTGCACGCCGTTCGGGTTGAAGGCACCCATGACGTGCTTGACCGTGCCGTCCTTACCACCAGCGTCGCGGGCCTGCAGGACGATCAGCAGGGATTGCCGCCCCTCCGCGTTCAGGCGTTCCTGCCAGTCGGCCAGCCCGATTTGCAGTTCGTCGGTCAGGGTGCGGCCCTCGTCCTTGCTGAGGTCGCCGTCGTCGTTGGTGTCCCAGTCGCTGAGGTTCACGCTGCCGCCGGGTTTCACGCGGTACTTGTCTGGATTCATGATCCGGAGCGTACCACCCGCTTCCCCGCACGGAACCTGAGATTCCGTTCAGGCTCGGCCTCTGGCTTGCTACCTGCTCAGGCCGTGCCGGGCCATCTGGGTCAGGGGGTAGAGGTGACGTGGCCTGCTTCCGGGGTCCGGTCGGGGGCCGCCGCGCGGATCAGGGCGAAGGCGCGGCCTCCGAGCAGGGTGATCAGGGCGGCGCCGGCGAGTGCCAGTCCCAGCGCGGCGGTCAGGCCGGTGTGCGCGGCGATGAAGCCGATGGCGGGCGGGCCGAGCAGGAATCCGCCGTAGCCAATGCTGGCGACCTGTGCGATGCCCCGGCCGCCCAGGGCGTGACCGACGGCGCCGTACATGACGGGTACGACGTTGCTGAGGCCCAGGCCTGAGAGGGCGAAGCCCAGGGCGGCCAGGATGGGATTGCGGGTCATGAGCGCCAGGGCCAGTCCGAGGGCTGTGATGAGCGCGCCGCCCCGCACGGTGGTTTCGTCGCCCAGGCGGACGCGCAGGCGGTCTCCGAACCAGCGGCCCAGGGTCATGGTGGTCACGAACGCGGCGTATCCCAGTCCGGCCTGCCCGCCGGGGACGTTCAGGATGTCGCGGAAGTACAGGGCGGCCCAGTCGTAGTTGGCCCCTTCGGACAGCATGCCCAGGAAGCAGAGCAGGCCCAGCAGGGCGGCGGCCACGCTGAGCGGTGCGCGGCGCGGCGCGGCCGTGGAGGCTGCGGCCGCTGGGGCGGTGGGGGCCGCCTGGTCGGGCAGCAGGGCGCGGCCAGCCAGCAGGGCCGCCGCGACGGTGACGACCGTGACGAGCAGTGCGTGGGTGGTCATGGGGAAGCGGCCGACCAGCAGGGTACCTAGCGCCGCGCCGATCACGCCGCCCAGGCTGAAGTAGGCGTGCAGGCGGCTCATGACCGGTCGGGCCAGTCGCTGTTCGACCGTGACGCCCTGCGCGTTCATGGCGACGTCCATGCTGCCGTTCGCGGCTCCCAGGACGGCCAGGGCCGCGATCAGGGTCGGCAGGCTGGGGGCCAGGAAGGGGGGCAGCAGTGACAGCATGCACAGCACGGCGGCCATCCAGGTGACGCGGTGACTGCCGTAACGGGCGGTCCAGGTGCCGGTCAGGGTCATGCTACACAGGCTGCCCAGCCCGACGGCGAGCAGGGCCGCGCCGAGTTGCGCTTCGTTCAGGTTCAGGTGGTCGCGCACGCCGGGAATGTTGACGGCCCAGGTGGCGAACAGCGCGCCGTTGATCAGGAAGATCACGCTCAGGGCGCGGCGGGCCGCCTCGCCGGGTCGGTCCTGGGTGGGCTTGGGGCTGGTGGGGACCGTCATGGGAACCTCGGTGGTGGCAGGAGTGGAGAGGCGCGGCGGGCAGGGCGGTAGCGGGTCTGGTATCTGGGATCTGAATCGTTTCAGACCGGTTGCGGATACGCTACCATTCCAGCATGCCCCCCGCCAAGCCCACCGCCCCCGGCGGCCGCATCACCCTGCGGGACGTGGCCCGCGCCCTGGGCGTTAGCGTCGCCACTGTCAGTAACGCCTACAACCGGCCCGACCAGCTGAGCGCGGACCTGCGCCAGCGCATCCTGCAGGCCGCCCGCGACCTCGGGTACACCGGCCCCGACCCCCTGGCCCGCAGCCTGCGCCGGGGCCGCACCGGCGTGCTGGGCGTGGTGTACGACGCCCCACTGGAATACGCCTTCGCGGACCCCGCCGCCGCCCTGTTCCTGGGCAGCGTGACCCGCGCCGTGCAGCACCACGACCTGAATGTGCTGCTGCTCGCCAGTCCACACGCCGCGCCGCACCCCCCCGCCGGAGCCCCCACCCACGACCCCACCGGCCCGGTCCGCAGTGCCAGCGTGGACGGCTTCATCGTGTACTGCGCCGCCGAGGACAGCCCCCTGCTGCGCGCCGTGCTGGAACGCGGCCTGCCCACCGTGCTGGTCGATCAGGAACGGCACGAGGAGGCCGTGAACATCGGCATCGACGACGCCGGGGGCGCGCAGGCCGCCGCCGCGCACCTGCTGGACCTCGGACACCGGCAACTGGGCGTGCTGTGCCTGGAACTGTCCGAGCAGCGCGCCAGCGGCCCGGTCAGTCCTGCCCGCGAGGCGCAGGTCAGTTACCGCACCAGCGGCCAGCGCCTGCGCGGCTACCGCGCCGCCACGCACGCCCACCCGGACGTCACCCTGCACCCCGCCGAGGTCATCCACAACACCCCGCAGGCCGGCGAGGCCCTGACCCTGGACCTGCTGCGCGATCACCCGGACATCACGGCCGTCCTGTGCATGAGCGACGTGCTCGCCCAGGGGGCGCTGCGGGCCGCTGCCAGCCTGGGCCTGCGCGTCCCGGAGGACCTCAGCGTGATCGGGTACGACGACCTGCCCAGCAGCGAGAGCCTGAACCTCACGACCGTCTGGCAGCCCACCAGCGACAAGGGTGAGCAGGTCGGGCAGGCCATCCTGACCCTGCTGGCCGGGCACCCCGCGCCGCCCGTCACGCTGCCCACCCGGCTGGTCGTGCGCGGCACCACCGCTCCCGCCGCGCCCCGGCCACGGCCTGCAACGCAAGGCTGACCTGCCTCACCTGACCCGACTGACCCGCCCAGCCTGATCCGTCACGCCCCGGCTGTTCCTGCACTACCCTGGGCCTCATGAAGATTCTCGTGGTGGGCGGCGCAGGGTACATCGGTTCTCACACGGTCCGGCAACTGATCCGGGCCGGGCACACGCCCGTGGTGTTCGACAACCTGTCCAGCGGGCACGCCGAGGCCCTGCCCGCCGAGGTTCCCCTGGTGCGCGGCGACCTGCTGGACGCCGACGCTGTCCGCGCCGCCCTGAACGCCCACCAGCCGGACGCCGTGATTCACTTCGCCGCGCTGATCGAGGTGGGCGAGAGCATGCGCGCCCCGGCCCGCTACTACCGCAACAACGTGGTCGGCAGCCTGAACCTGCTTCAGGCCATCACCGAGACCCGCAAGGTGCCGCTGGTGTTCTCCTCGACGGCCGCCGTGTACGGCACCACCGACCTCGTGCCCATCCCCGAGAACGCCGCCATGCAGCCCGAGAGCGTGTACGGCGAGACGAAACTCATGACCGAGAACATGATTCACGCCTTCCACACGGCGCACGGCCTGCCGTACACGGTCCTGCGGTACTTCAACGTGTGCGGCGCGGCCCCCGAGGGCGACATCGGTGAGGCGCACGCCGGTAAATCCCACCTGATCGAACTGGCCGCCCTGACCGCCCTGGGCCAGCGCGAGAAGATGTTCATCTTCGGGGACGACTACCCCACCCCGGACGGCACCTGCATCCGCGACTACGTGCACGTGCAGGACCTCGCCGACGCGCACGTACTGGCCGTCGAGGCCCTGCTGGCCGGGCAGCGCACCGAGGGCACCTTCAACGTGGGCCTGGGCCACGGCTTCAGCGTCAAGGAAGTGCTCGACACCGTGGACGACGTGATCGGCACGCCCCTGAACCGCGAACTCGCCCCCCGCCGCGCCGGGGACCCCCCCCGCCTCGTGGCCGACGCCACCCGCATCCGCGAGGAACTGGGCTTCAAACCGCAGTTCACGAACCTGAAAGACATCGTGCAGACCGCCTGGAACTGGCACAAGGGGCACCCGCACGACTTCAAACAGTGAAGCTGGGCGGGGTGGGACAGCAGTGGCACTCGCACTCGGCGCGTAACTCCCGTAGCCTGCGGGCATGACACAACCCACCGCCGCCGACCTCGCCGCGCACACCGAACGCGGCCTGCGTGACCTCGCCGACCTCGTCGCCATTCCCAGTGTCTCCGCGCAGGGCCGCCACCTTCCCGAGGCCGCTCAGGCCGTCACGCGCCTGCTGGAAACCGAGGGCTTCACCGTCCGCGAGTACCCCGGTCAGGTCGCCCCGATCCTGCTGGCCGAGGCGGGCGACGGTCCCTTCACGCTGCTGATCTACAACCACTACGACGTGCAACCCGAGGATCCCGCTGACCTCTGGGACACCCCGCCGTTCGAACTGACCGAACGCGACGGTCGCCTGTACGGACGCGGCGCCAGCGACGATAAGGGCGAGTTCATCTCGCGCCTCGCCGGACTGCGCGCCCTGAAAGACGCGCGCGGCGGGCAACTGCCGCTGAAGGTCAAGTGGTTGATCGAGGGCGAGGAAGAGGTCGGCAGCCCCAGCCTCGAAGGCTTTCTGGCCGAACACGCCAGCGACCTGAAAGCCGACGGCGTGTGGTGGGAATTCGGGAGCATCACACCCGAAGGCCGCCCCGTCCTGTACGCCGGACTGAAAGGCATCATCTGCGTCGAACTGCGCTGCCGCGTGGCCGCCAGCGACCTGCACAGCAGTAACGGCGCGGTCGTGGACAACCCCCTGTGGCGACTGGCCGCTGCCGTCGCCAGCCTGCGTGGCCCCGACGGCACGGTCCTGATCCCCGGCTTCCACGACGACGTGCGCGCCCCCAGCGAAGCTGACCTGAACGCCATCGCCCAGCTTCAGGGCCGGGGCGATGCGCTGCGCGACACGTACAACGTGACCCGCCCCCTGAGTGACGGCAGCGACTACCACACCCGCCTGAACCTCAAGCCCGTTGTGAACGTCAACGGCTTCCACGGCGGGTACGAGGGTCAGGGCAGCAAGACTGTCCTGCCCGCCGAGGGCATGGTGAAACTCGACTTCCGCCTCGTGCCCGACCAGCACCCGGACCGGATTGTGGAGCTTCTGCGCGCCCACCTGGACGCGCAGGGCTTCAGCGACATTGAGATCATCGAATTGGAAAGCCACCAGCACCCCGCCCGCAGCGACCTGAGCGACCCCTTCGTGAGGGCGGCCATCCGCGTGGCCCGCGACGTTCACGGCCAGGAACCCATCCTGAACCCCAGCTCCGGCGGCAGCGGCCCCATGCACCCCTTCATGCAGTACGTCGGCGCGCCCGTCATCGCGCTGGGCATCGGGAACATCGGCGGCCGCGTTCACGCACCCAACGAGAACATCCTCCGGCGCGACTTCGCCAGAGGCGTGCGCTACGCCGCCGCGTTCATGGCCGCCCTCGCAGACGGCTGACCGAGGACAGGGGGCCGGATGTGCAGCGCAGTCCGGCCCTCCTACGCGTCATACGGATTCCGTCTGTTTCGTTGACAGATCGGAACACCACCGATCTGCCCACTCCACGTCCGGAACCCGTTTCTCTCCTACTCGCATCCGCTCGGATTGAACGGCTTTGCCAGCCATTCAATCGGAGTCCGCATCATTCCTGCCCTGGCCTCGGCCCGAACGTCAGGGGCGCGTGCCCCGGCACGGCCTTCGCCGCGAACTCGTGCAGCCCCAGCCGGTCCGGCGCTTCCAGGTGGTACCGGAAGTTCCACAGGTAATGCTGCACCACCCGCTCCGGCAACCCCAGCTTCCGCGCGTGCCGCGCCGCCACGTCCGCCAGATGCCCGATCCCGTCGCGCCGCGCCTCCCGCATCGCCTGCACCAGCGCGGGCGGTGGCGGGCGGTCCTTGCGGTACGCCCACACTGCGAACGTGAACGGATGCCCCGTCAGGCGGAACCACTCTTCTGCCAGATCCGTCACGCTGATCCCCCGCGCCGAGTGCGGCAGGCTGGTCATGGTCGTCTCCGGCGTCAGCGGCCCCACCACCCCGTACCACTCACGCAGCGCACTGTCCCCGATCCGCAGCACCCCATCGAACCCCTGCGCCAGCAGCGCCTCCGCCTCACCCTCGGCGCGCTCCAGCACCGGGCTCAGGCCCCGCTCGCGCAGCAGTACCTCCAGCAGCGCCACACTCATCGCCGACTGCGCCGTCAGCGCCACCCGCCGCAACTCCTCCAGCGGCCGCGTGTGAAACAGGTTTACCGAGTACACCGGCCCCAGCACCGCCACACTGAAATCCGGCAGGGCCTCCAGCACATCCGCGTTCCGGATGAACTCCACAGCGCTGATATTCGCAATATCCACCTCACCCGACAGCAGCGCCGCATTCATCTGCGTCGGCACGCCCGTGATGGCACTCACACCCTCCGGCAGCACCAGCGAATCCAGAATCGGCGCAACATTCGTGAAATGAATCCAACCTGCACGGTACGGCGCGCCGGGGGGGCGCGGTGATGGGTGATGGGTGATGGGTGATGGAGAGGAATCAGCCTCGGTCTGCGCCATCTGCCATCCGCCATCCGCCATGGACCCGCTCACGGGATCACCTGCACGCTGACGGCCTGCCAGTGTTCGTCCTGGCGGGCGTAGACGCGCAGGAAGCTCTGCACGCGCATGCCTGCGGCGTAGAGGGTGCCGCGCGTGATGGCCGTGTCGCCGTGCAGGCGGGCGGCGTGCCGTTCGAAGATCAGTGGGGTGGTGGGGTTGGTCTGCATGCCGGTCAGGAGTTCCTGTTTCGTGACGGTGGTGCCGTCGTGGTAGAAGCCCAGCCAGTCGTCGGCCAGGACGGTGTCCAGGCGCCCTGGGTCGCGGTGGTGGTACGCGGCGTTCCAGCGGTCGTCCAGGGCGAGGATCAGGTCGAGGTCGCTGGGCGGGCCGGGCACAGGCTGACTGGACACCGGCGGTCAGTCGGCGGCTTCGGTGGCCGGGGTGCGGGGGAAGGTCTGGAGTTCGTTGTAGTACGCGTCGCGCAGGACGGGGGTGCGGCCGGCGTGCTGGATCATGCGGATCATGCCCTGCTCGCTGAGTTTCATGGGGCTGGTCGCTCCGGCGGCGTGCGCGATGTGTTCTTCCTGGATGGTGCCGTCGATGTCGGACACGCCCCAGTCGAGGCTGACCTGAGTGAGTTCGCTGCCGATCATGACCCAGTAGCCCTTGATGTGCGGGAAGTTATCGAGGTAGATGCGGGCCACGGCGAGGTTGCGCAGGTCGTCGAGGCCGGTGGTGAAATCGGTCTTGCCGAGGTTCTGCGCGAGGTTGTTCCCGAGCGGCTGGAACGCCAGCGGAATGAACGCGTGGAAGCCGCCGCCGAAGCGGGCCACGGAGTCGTCTTGCAGGGTACGCAGGCGGTCCATGTGATCCAGGCGTTCTTCGAGGGTCTCGATGTGTCCGTACAGCATGGTGGCGTTGGTGCGCATGCCCAGGGAGTGCGCCTCGCTGTGAATCTGCAGCCATTTCTCGGCCTTGACCTTGTTTTTGGCGACCTGGAGGCGCACGCGGTCTGCGAAGATCTCGGCGCCGCCGCCGGGCATGGCGGCCAGTCCGGCGGCCTGGAGGTCGCGCAGGACGTCCAGGGTGGGTTTCTTGCTGATCTTGCTCAGGTGCTCGATCTCGGCGGCGGTGAACGCCTTGACCTGCAGGTCAGGGAAGGCTTCGCGCAGGCCGCGTACCATCTCGGGGTAGTACTCCCACTTGTGGTTGGGGTGGTGGCCGCTGCTCATGTGCAGTTCGGTGATGCCGGGCACGTAGCGGCGGCGGACCTGTTCGGCCACCTGCTGCGGGTCGTAATCCCAGGCGCGTTCCTCGTTCTTGTGCGCGGCGAACGCGCAGAAGGTGCAGCCCACGTAGCAGATGTTCGTGAATTCAAGGCGCATGGAGTGCACGAAGTACACCCGGTCGCCGTGCAGCTGCTGCTTGCGCAGGTTCGCCAGTCGCATCAGGGTGTTCAGGTCGCGGGTGTCGTACAGCTGCATGCCCTCGGCGAAGGTCAGGCGCTCGCCCGCCTCGACCTTCTCCACGATGGGCGCAAGTGCCGGGTCGGAAAGCCACTTCATACCGCGCAGCATACGCCCGCCCGGCACGCGGGAATGTCCCCGAATCCTGCAATGCCTGCATGAACCGTTCAGGGTCGCGTGGGGGGTGGGGGCGCGTCAGAGTCGTGACAGGCGGCGCGTGCCACACTGCTGAGCAAGTTGAACGACCACGCCACCGACTCGCACAGGCAGATTGCCCGGTACCGGTCCCTGATTCAGGTGACGGCGGTACTCTCACGGCACGTGCGCACCGACGAGTTGCTGCGCGCCATGCATGCGCAGGTGCGGGTACTGTTCGACACGCCCGTCACACTGCTGGCCCTCCGGACCCCGCAGGGCGGCTGGCACTGCCTGACTCTGGAAAGCAACAACCTGTCCGAGCAGTTCATAGGCCTGCGCCCCGACGGGCTGCTGGAACGCGTGCTGGAAGGCCGCCTGCGCCTGGAAAACGACCTGCCGGCGTACCTGGAACGCGAGCGGCTGGGCGTCGTGCGGGTGCACCACCGGTCTGACCTGCCGTCCACGCTGTCTTGGATGGGCGTGCCGCTTCAGGCGGGCGCGGTGACGGGCGTGCTGTCCGTGCAGAGTTACGCCCTGAACGCCTTCACGCCCGAGGACCTGGAATTCCTGGAGTTACTGGGCGTGCACCTGAGCATCGCGCTAGAGAACGCCACGCTGCACGAACGGGTGGAGCGCGAGGCGCACACGGACCCCCTGACGGGCCTGTGGAACCGCCGCCGGTTCACGGAGCGCAGCGAGGCGGCCCTGCTGGGCGTGCGCCGGGGCGAGCCGCACACGCTGGCCGTGATGGACCTTCAGGATTTCAAGCGCGTGAACGACGAGTTCGGGCATGACGTGGGCGATCAGGTGCTGGTGCAGGTCGGGCAGATGCTGGACCGCCTGACGCTGAACGGCGGGCACGTGTTCCGGCTGGGTGGCGACGAGTTCGCGGCCCTGCTGCCTAGCCGGGAGGCTGAGGCGCTGCGGGGCGTTCAGGACCTGCTGGATGAACTGAGGGATCAGGTGTGGGCCGTGCCGACACCACGCCTGAACGTGGGGCTGGCACCGGCCTACCCGGAGGATTCCGTGAGCGAATGGGTGAGCCGCGCCGACGCGCGCATGTACAGCGCGAAACGTCAGCGTCAGCAGTTGATGGAGTAACCGTCAGAGCAGCGGCGGGATTCAGGGTGGCAGAACCTGTGACAGTTCTGTCATGAACCCTGGATGAACCCGGTCACCGGAAACTGCTGCGGGCCACGCCCTGGCTGCGGCGGACCCTGGCGCGGTGGGCGGGTGCCTGGCGTGAACTCTTTCGGTGCGGGACACGGCCGGGTAGGCTACGCTGGGGGCGTGAAGCCGGAATCCGTTCGTCCTGAAACAGAATCCACGCAGCCGGACGGGCCGCCCGCACCGGCCAGCCCCCCGACCCAGTCGACCCCCACCCAGTTGGCGCCGCCCCGACCGGGACACGCCCCGGAAGTCTGGACGGTGGACGGCATCGAACCGACGCCGCACGGCCCGGTCGCGCGGCTGGAACGCCCGGACGGGCAGACCGTGGACCGCCCCCTGACCGACCTGCCCCCCGGCCTGCGGGAGGGCGACCTGCTGGCCGTGGACGACGGCCCGGACGGCCTGATTCTGCGCCTGCTGGCCGACGGCAGTGCCGCGCGCCGCGCCGCCAGCCAGGCGACCCTGGACGCCCTGAACGAACAGGGCCGCGACCCATCAAGCCACCCACTGTCAGCAGACCTGTCAGTCAACGAGGACGGAGAGATCAACCTGTGAGTCCCAGAGCACCCAGGAAAGAAGCCCCCACCCCCAGCCGGGCAGGCACCACGAAAACTGCCGCCCCGAAGGCCACCCCCACCAAAGCCTCCGCCACCGCAGCCTCCACGAAGGCAGCCGCCGCAAAGACCGGGAGTACCAGGGCGTCCAGCACGAAGGCCAGCACCCCGAAGGCCAGTAGTGCGAAGGCCGGCGCCCGCACGGGCCGCCGTGCCGGGAAGGGCCGCTCCGGACCCAGTTCCTCGGACCTGCTGGGCGTGCTGGTGCTGGTCGTGACCGGCAGTCTCGCCGCGTGCGGCTGGATCCGCAACCAGGATGGCGGCAGCGACGCACCCACCAGCGGGCCAGCCACGACCGCCCCGGCCGGCGCGCAGGTCACCATCCGGTTTCTGGATGTGGGGCAGGGCGACGCCATCCTGATCCGCAGCCCGGAAGGGAAGACCGCCCTGATCGACGGGGGCCGCAGCGCCGAGCGCCTCAGCGATCAGCTGGAGAAGTACGGCGTGACCCGCCTGGACCTGATGATCGCCACGCACGCCGACGCCGACCACATCGCGGGCCTCGTGCCGGCCGCCGCCCTGAAACCCCGCCTGTTCATCAACAACGGCATGGGCGGCACCACCCAGACCTGGGAGCGGCTCGTGAAGGCTCTCCAGGGTGTGGACGCCACCTTCACGAAGGCCAGTAACCAGACCGTGAACCTGGGGAGTGTGAAACTGCGCGTCATTGCGCCCCCGCCCGGCATGCCCGACGATCAGAACCTCAACAGCGTCGGCCTGGCCGTGCAGTTCGGGGAGTTCCGCGCCCTGCTGACCGGCGACAGCGAAAGCCCGGAAACCGAGGGGTGGATGGCGCAGGAACGCGCGGACCTGCGCGGACCCTTCCAGGTCTACAAGAGCATTCACCACGGGGCCGCCAACGGGGACACCGTCGGGTGGCTGGCGAGCGTGCGGCCGCAGAACGTGGTCATCAGCGTCGGGCAGAACAGTTACGGGCACCCGACCGATTCGGCGCTGCGCCT includes:
- a CDS encoding polyphosphate kinase 2 family protein, giving the protein MNPDKYRVKPGGSVNLSDWDTNDDGDLSKDEGRTLTDELQIGLADWQERLNAEGRQSLLIVLQARDAGGKDGTVKHVMGAFNPNGVQVSNFKVPTEEERGHDFLWRVHQRVPRAGQIGVFNRSHYEDVLVTRVHSMIDDSTADRRLSHIRHFESLLTDGGTRILKFYLHVSKDEQKARLQDRLDDPAKHWKFNPADLTERAKWDEYTSAYQDALTTSTESAPWYVIPADRKWFRNLLISQIILDTLQGMHPQFPKATFDPKEIEIE
- a CDS encoding MFS transporter — encoded protein: MTVPTSPKPTQDRPGEAARRALSVIFLINGALFATWAVNIPGVRDHLNLNEAQLGAALLAVGLGSLCSMTLTGTWTARYGSHRVTWMAAVLCMLSLLPPFLAPSLPTLIAALAVLGAANGSMDVAMNAQGVTVEQRLARPVMSRLHAYFSLGGVIGAALGTLLVGRFPMTTHALLVTVVTVAAALLAGRALLPDQAAPTAPAAAASTAAPRRAPLSVAAALLGLLCFLGMLSEGANYDWAALYFRDILNVPGGQAGLGYAAFVTTMTLGRWFGDRLRVRLGDETTVRGGALITALGLALALMTRNPILAALGFALSGLGLSNVVPVMYGAVGHALGGRGIAQVASIGYGGFLLGPPAIGFIAAHTGLTAALGLALAGAALITLLGGRAFALIRAAAPDRTPEAGHVTSTP
- a CDS encoding substrate-binding domain-containing protein, which codes for MPPAKPTAPGGRITLRDVARALGVSVATVSNAYNRPDQLSADLRQRILQAARDLGYTGPDPLARSLRRGRTGVLGVVYDAPLEYAFADPAAALFLGSVTRAVQHHDLNVLLLASPHAAPHPPAGAPTHDPTGPVRSASVDGFIVYCAAEDSPLLRAVLERGLPTVLVDQERHEEAVNIGIDDAGGAQAAAAHLLDLGHRQLGVLCLELSEQRASGPVSPAREAQVSYRTSGQRLRGYRAATHAHPDVTLHPAEVIHNTPQAGEALTLDLLRDHPDITAVLCMSDVLAQGALRAAASLGLRVPEDLSVIGYDDLPSSESLNLTTVWQPTSDKGEQVGQAILTLLAGHPAPPVTLPTRLVVRGTTAPAAPRPRPATQG
- the galE gene encoding UDP-glucose 4-epimerase GalE, with amino-acid sequence MKILVVGGAGYIGSHTVRQLIRAGHTPVVFDNLSSGHAEALPAEVPLVRGDLLDADAVRAALNAHQPDAVIHFAALIEVGESMRAPARYYRNNVVGSLNLLQAITETRKVPLVFSSTAAVYGTTDLVPIPENAAMQPESVYGETKLMTENMIHAFHTAHGLPYTVLRYFNVCGAAPEGDIGEAHAGKSHLIELAALTALGQREKMFIFGDDYPTPDGTCIRDYVHVQDLADAHVLAVEALLAGQRTEGTFNVGLGHGFSVKEVLDTVDDVIGTPLNRELAPRRAGDPPRLVADATRIREELGFKPQFTNLKDIVQTAWNWHKGHPHDFKQ
- a CDS encoding M20/M25/M40 family metallo-hydrolase, yielding MTQPTAADLAAHTERGLRDLADLVAIPSVSAQGRHLPEAAQAVTRLLETEGFTVREYPGQVAPILLAEAGDGPFTLLIYNHYDVQPEDPADLWDTPPFELTERDGRLYGRGASDDKGEFISRLAGLRALKDARGGQLPLKVKWLIEGEEEVGSPSLEGFLAEHASDLKADGVWWEFGSITPEGRPVLYAGLKGIICVELRCRVAASDLHSSNGAVVDNPLWRLAAAVASLRGPDGTVLIPGFHDDVRAPSEADLNAIAQLQGRGDALRDTYNVTRPLSDGSDYHTRLNLKPVVNVNGFHGGYEGQGSKTVLPAEGMVKLDFRLVPDQHPDRIVELLRAHLDAQGFSDIEIIELESHQHPARSDLSDPFVRAAIRVARDVHGQEPILNPSSGGSGPMHPFMQYVGAPVIALGIGNIGGRVHAPNENILRRDFARGVRYAAAFMAALADG
- a CDS encoding menaquinone biosynthetic enzyme MqnA/MqnD family protein — protein: MAQTEADSSPSPITHHPSPRPPGAPYRAGWIHFTNVAPILDSLVLPEGVSAITGVPTQMNAALLSGEVDIANISAVEFIRNADVLEALPDFSVAVLGPVYSVNLFHTRPLEELRRVALTAQSAMSVALLEVLLRERGLSPVLERAEGEAEALLAQGFDGVLRIGDSALREWYGVVGPLTPETTMTSLPHSARGISVTDLAEEWFRLTGHPFTFAVWAYRKDRPPPPALVQAMREARRDGIGHLADVAARHARKLGLPERVVQHYLWNFRYHLEAPDRLGLHEFAAKAVPGHAPLTFGPRPGQE
- a CDS encoding nuclear transport factor 2 family protein; this translates as MSSQPVPGPPSDLDLILALDDRWNAAYHHRDPGRLDTVLADDWLGFYHDGTTVTKQELLTGMQTNPTTPLIFERHAARLHGDTAITRGTLYAAGMRVQSFLRVYARQDEHWQAVSVQVIP
- the mqnE gene encoding aminofutalosine synthase MqnE; translated protein: MKWLSDPALAPIVEKVEAGERLTFAEGMQLYDTRDLNTLMRLANLRKQQLHGDRVYFVHSMRLEFTNICYVGCTFCAFAAHKNEERAWDYDPQQVAEQVRRRYVPGITELHMSSGHHPNHKWEYYPEMVRGLREAFPDLQVKAFTAAEIEHLSKISKKPTLDVLRDLQAAGLAAMPGGGAEIFADRVRLQVAKNKVKAEKWLQIHSEAHSLGMRTNATMLYGHIETLEERLDHMDRLRTLQDDSVARFGGGFHAFIPLAFQPLGNNLAQNLGKTDFTTGLDDLRNLAVARIYLDNFPHIKGYWVMIGSELTQVSLDWGVSDIDGTIQEEHIAHAAGATSPMKLSEQGMIRMIQHAGRTPVLRDAYYNELQTFPRTPATEAAD
- a CDS encoding GGDEF domain-containing protein is translated as MNDHATDSHRQIARYRSLIQVTAVLSRHVRTDELLRAMHAQVRVLFDTPVTLLALRTPQGGWHCLTLESNNLSEQFIGLRPDGLLERVLEGRLRLENDLPAYLERERLGVVRVHHRSDLPSTLSWMGVPLQAGAVTGVLSVQSYALNAFTPEDLEFLELLGVHLSIALENATLHERVEREAHTDPLTGLWNRRRFTERSEAALLGVRRGEPHTLAVMDLQDFKRVNDEFGHDVGDQVLVQVGQMLDRLTLNGGHVFRLGGDEFAALLPSREAEALRGVQDLLDELRDQVWAVPTPRLNVGLAPAYPEDSVSEWVSRADARMYSAKRQRQQLME
- a CDS encoding DUF3006 domain-containing protein, producing MKPESVRPETESTQPDGPPAPASPPTQSTPTQLAPPRPGHAPEVWTVDGIEPTPHGPVARLERPDGQTVDRPLTDLPPGLREGDLLAVDDGPDGLILRLLADGSAARRAASQATLDALNEQGRDPSSHPLSADLSVNEDGEINL